The following proteins come from a genomic window of Ictidomys tridecemlineatus isolate mIctTri1 chromosome 9, mIctTri1.hap1, whole genome shotgun sequence:
- the Pgcka1 gene encoding PDCD10 and GCKIII kinases-associated protein 1 — MGCRCCKMIQSYLFDPVPVASPGYINEVSSCKLDEEDPVKLKSNQSSEILVHKNVLASEGFKRTEGRGQRAGPQEPCWPHQEPLPQEDAGSGRWEEKPGSAVNGMGPTAALQPTRNPRSHQRDKGSRASPTDSVYPTQPFLEGGDTRKQDCVLPALEKTQVVQSGDFEVPSKVESFALEVQGHDLQIPTPDYPQLWGTAVHNVDHEEKDYLFKNPKEDEPLAGILPRVGEQGLNVPFPRRRSWDSLNEAVTTEVLSIYLKEQSPVTPVVNSRIEQEETDDSDGNRDGEVVDEDAAVAEALAALEAATAGEDLDEAD, encoded by the exons ATGGGGTGCAGGTGCTGTAAAATGATACAAAG CTATCTCTTCGATCCTGTTCCAGTGGCCTCCCCGGGCTACATCAATGAAGTCAGCAGCTGCAAGTTGGATGAAGAAGACCCTGTGAAATTAAAAAGCAATCAGAGCAGCGAGATCCTGGTGCATAAAAATGTCCTTGCAAGTGAGGGCTTCAAGAGGACGGAGGGTAGAGGCCAGAGAGCGGGTCCCCAAGAGCCCTGCTGGCCTCACCAAGAGCCGCTCCCACAGGAGGATGCAGGAAGTGGACGCTGGGAGGAGAAGCCGGGCAGTGCGGTCAACGGCATGGGCCCCACTGCAGCTCTGCAGCCCACCAGGAACCCCAGGTCCCACCAGAGGGACAAGGGCTCCAGGGCCAGTCCTACAGACAGTGTGTACCCCACTCAACCCTTCCTTGAAGGAGGGGACACCAGGAAACAGGACTGTGTGCTGCCAGCCTTGGAAAAGACCCAAGTCGTCCAAAGTGGGGACTTTGAAGTTCCTTCTAAGGTGGAAAGTTTTGCCTTGGAAGTACAAGGTCATGACCTCCAGATACCAACCCCGGATTACCCTCAGCTGTGGGGCACAGCTGTACACAATGTGGATCATGAAGAAAAGGATTATCTTTTCAAGAACCCCAAGGAGGATGAGCCTCTGGCGGGAATTCTTCCCAGGGTGGGCGAGCAGGGTTTGAACGTGCCCTTccccaggaggaggagctgggactCATTAAATGAGGCCGTGACCACAGAAGTTCTAAGCATCTACTTAAAAGAGCAGAGTCCTGTCACACCTGTGGTCAATTCCAGAATTGAACAGGAGGAAACGGATGATTCTGATGGAAACAGGGATGGGGAGGTGGTGGACGAGGATGCAGCAGTGGCAGAAGCCCTCGCGGCACTGGAAGCTGCTACTGCAGGAGAAGACTTGGATGAGGCAGATTAG